The Flavobacterium commune genome contains a region encoding:
- a CDS encoding riboflavin synthase produces MFTGIIETLGTIQEIKKDKDNIHVTIDSSITNELKIDQSVAHNGICLTVVAIKENSYTVTAIDETIKKTNLGEWQKGDLVNLERAMKLGDRLDGHIVQGHVDQTGTCISIQETNGSWLYTFEYDDKLNNLTIEKGSITVNGVSLTVVNSKKNQFSVAIIPYTHEHTNFKNFTVDSKINLEFDVIGKYVSKLHGNKP; encoded by the coding sequence ATGTTTACAGGAATAATAGAAACCCTTGGTACCATCCAGGAAATAAAAAAAGACAAAGACAATATCCACGTAACGATTGACTCTTCGATTACAAACGAACTCAAAATAGACCAAAGCGTAGCCCATAACGGAATTTGCCTAACCGTAGTAGCCATAAAAGAAAACAGCTACACTGTAACCGCAATTGACGAAACTATAAAAAAAACAAACTTAGGAGAATGGCAAAAAGGAGATTTAGTCAATCTGGAAAGAGCAATGAAACTAGGCGATCGCCTGGATGGACATATCGTTCAAGGTCACGTTGACCAAACCGGGACTTGCATTTCCATACAGGAAACTAACGGAAGTTGGCTTTACACCTTTGAATACGATGACAAACTAAACAATCTAACCATCGAAAAAGGCTCTATCACTGTAAACGGAGTAAGCCTAACTGTTGTAAACTCTAAGAAAAACCAATTCAGCGTAGCCATCATCCCTTACACTCACGAGCATACCAATTTTAAAAATTTTACAGTGGACTCAAAAATTAATTTAGAGTTTGATGTTATTGGGAAATACGTTTCCAAACTACACGGAAACAAACCATAA
- a CDS encoding amidohydrolase: MKISLIQSDLVWENPKANRDSFEEKINGINESVNLIVLPEMFSTGFTMNPGVVAETMQGETVLWMQSLAKAKKTAITGSVVIEESGNFYNRMLFVFPSGEIQFYDKKHLFTLAGEDKFYTAGNQRSIVNYLGWKICPMVCYDLRFPVFSRNTENYDLLLYVASWPEKRINAWDALLKARSIENMSYTIGVNRIGVDANGHNYPGHSQLLDCLGDYVVAPTESENVFIAELDQQKMIAARQKLGFLNDRDSFKLL, translated from the coding sequence ATGAAAATATCCTTAATCCAGTCAGATTTAGTTTGGGAAAATCCTAAAGCTAACCGAGATTCTTTCGAAGAAAAAATTAATGGAATCAATGAGTCTGTCAATTTGATTGTGCTACCTGAAATGTTTTCTACAGGCTTTACAATGAATCCTGGCGTTGTTGCTGAAACCATGCAGGGAGAAACGGTGTTATGGATGCAATCTTTGGCGAAAGCCAAAAAAACGGCTATTACAGGAAGCGTAGTTATTGAAGAATCTGGGAATTTTTATAACCGAATGTTGTTTGTGTTTCCTTCTGGAGAAATTCAGTTTTACGATAAAAAGCATTTGTTTACGCTGGCTGGTGAGGATAAATTTTATACGGCAGGCAACCAAAGATCAATTGTGAATTATCTGGGCTGGAAAATCTGTCCGATGGTGTGTTATGATTTGCGTTTTCCGGTATTTTCCAGAAATACCGAAAATTACGATTTGCTGCTGTATGTGGCGAGTTGGCCGGAAAAAAGAATAAATGCCTGGGATGCGCTTCTTAAAGCCCGTTCTATTGAGAATATGAGTTATACTATTGGTGTTAATAGAATTGGAGTTGACGCTAATGGACATAATTATCCAGGACATTCTCAGCTGCTGGATTGTCTGGGTGATTATGTGGTTGCTCCAACGGAATCAGAAAATGTTTTTATAGCTGAGTTAGATCAACAGAAAATGATCGCAGCCAGACAAAAGCTGGGTTTTTTGAATGATCGGGATTCGTTTAAGTTGCTTTAA
- a CDS encoding Ig-like domain-containing protein, producing MLKDKLKYISILLILIIASCAKRGSITGGLKDTIAPTLRTSFPENFSTNFNDKQIKLEFDEIVILKGLSKQLVISPPMKYEPLIIPTTASKYITIKIKDTLKPNTTYSFNFGQSITDNNEGNPLNQFKYVFSTGSYIDSLALNGKVKYAFEKEAEPFISVMLYEVNDNFNDSIIYKESPRYITNTLDSLKTFSLENLKEGKYFLVALKDLNKNNKFDPKTEKIGFIKDFINIPNDTIFELELFQEKTPFKAFKPTQETANRLLMGYEGDLSKAKTKPQISLKNNSEILPSIVTKMPKKDSLQIWFKPIKTDSLKVAISYNQYEKDFSLKIRSPKKDSLSINAISPTSFKDIFTLESSIPIVKFDETKINLIDGDSTAIKFTKTYDEFNQKLYLDFKKEPAKKYNFSILPGALTDFYEHTNDTLSYQISTRELKEYGNLKVKLENVKSFPVIIELLKSTGEVVSSEYIEKSATIDFNLLDPAKFSLRAIYDTNKNQQYDPGNYLEKKYAEEVVYFSGEIDVRSNWDVEQTFDLSIPYTPPPPIKKEDLKKKKKQY from the coding sequence ATGTTGAAAGACAAACTAAAATACATTTCGATACTATTAATCCTAATTATAGCAAGCTGCGCCAAAAGAGGAAGCATTACCGGCGGATTAAAAGATACCATTGCTCCAACTTTAAGAACAAGTTTCCCAGAGAATTTCAGCACTAATTTTAACGACAAACAAATCAAATTAGAGTTTGACGAAATTGTAATCCTTAAAGGCTTGAGCAAACAATTAGTGATTTCGCCACCCATGAAATATGAACCTCTAATTATTCCTACCACTGCCAGCAAATACATTACTATAAAAATAAAGGACACCCTTAAACCCAACACTACCTACAGCTTTAATTTTGGACAAAGTATAACCGACAACAACGAAGGAAACCCTTTGAACCAATTTAAGTACGTTTTTTCTACAGGAAGCTACATCGATTCTTTAGCTCTTAACGGAAAAGTAAAATATGCTTTCGAAAAAGAAGCAGAACCCTTTATTTCAGTAATGCTTTATGAAGTAAATGACAACTTCAACGATTCGATAATTTACAAAGAAAGCCCAAGATACATTACCAACACCTTAGACAGTTTAAAAACATTCTCTCTGGAGAATTTAAAAGAAGGAAAATACTTTTTAGTCGCCTTAAAAGACCTAAACAAAAACAATAAATTTGACCCTAAAACAGAAAAAATTGGTTTTATAAAAGACTTTATAAACATTCCAAACGACACTATTTTTGAATTAGAATTATTTCAGGAAAAAACCCCTTTTAAAGCATTCAAACCCACTCAAGAAACAGCAAACAGATTGTTGATGGGCTATGAAGGCGATCTTTCTAAAGCCAAAACAAAACCCCAAATTAGCCTAAAAAACAACAGCGAAATACTTCCAAGCATTGTTACTAAAATGCCAAAAAAAGATTCGCTCCAAATTTGGTTTAAACCCATCAAAACCGATTCTTTAAAAGTAGCCATTAGTTATAATCAATACGAGAAAGATTTTAGTCTTAAAATCAGAAGTCCCAAAAAAGACAGCTTAAGCATCAACGCCATAAGTCCAACAAGTTTTAAAGATATTTTTACTCTTGAATCATCGATTCCAATAGTCAAATTTGACGAAACAAAAATCAATTTGATTGATGGTGATTCTACCGCTATAAAATTCACCAAAACCTACGATGAATTCAACCAAAAATTATATTTGGACTTCAAAAAAGAGCCTGCTAAAAAATACAACTTTAGCATTCTACCGGGTGCATTAACTGATTTTTACGAACACACTAATGACACATTAAGCTACCAAATCAGCACCAGAGAACTCAAAGAATACGGAAACTTAAAAGTAAAACTTGAAAATGTAAAATCATTTCCTGTTATCATCGAATTATTAAAATCCACCGGAGAGGTTGTTAGTAGTGAATACATCGAAAAGTCAGCTACAATTGATTTTAATTTATTAGACCCAGCCAAATTTAGCCTTCGCGCGATTTACGACACTAATAAAAACCAACAATACGATCCCGGTAATTATTTAGAGAAAAAATACGCCGAAGAAGTAGTTTATTTTTCCGGAGAAATCGATGTAAGAAGCAATTGGGACGTAGAACAAACTTTTGATTTAAGTATTCCCTACACGCCGCCGCCGCCAATCAAAAAAGAAGACTTAAAAAAGAAGAAAAAACAATATTAA
- a CDS encoding fumarate reductase/succinate dehydrogenase flavoprotein subunit, producing MALDSKIPNGPIADKWTNYKDHINLVNPANKRNLDIIVVGTGLAGGSAAATLAELGYNVKAFCFQDSPRRAHSIAAQGGINAAKNYKGDGDSVYRLFYDTVKGGDYRAREANVHRLAEVSANIIDQCVAQGVPLAREYGGLLDNRSFGGTLVSRTFYAQGQTGQQLLLGAYSAMNRQIGRGKIKMYNRHEMLELVIIDGKARGIIARNLITGEIERHSAHAVVIGSGGYGNVFFLSTNAMGSNATAAWKIHKKGAFFANPCYTQIHPTCIPVSGDHQSKLTLMSESLRNDGRIWVPAKLEDAQAIREGKKKATDLAEADRDYFLERRYPAFGNLVPRDVASRAAKERCDAGFGVNKTGEAVYLDFAAAIQRYGTEAAYVKGLDANDKALVTKLGTEIVKSKYGNLFQMYYKIVDEDPYTTPMMIYPAVHYTMGGTWVDYNLMTTIPGCFSIGESNFSDHGANRLGASALMQGLADGYFVLPYTIGDYLAPDIKMGPISTDRPEFEEAEKSVKDLIANFINNKGTHSVDYFHKKLGKIMWNKVGMARNEKGLTEAMEEIAALREEFYKDVKVPGTDKEFNQELEKAIRVADFLELGELFAKDALHRKESCGGHFREEYQTEEGEALRDDENFAYVAAWEYKGKPSDAVLHKEPLNYENIKLVQRSYK from the coding sequence ATGGCATTAGATTCAAAAATTCCAAATGGTCCAATTGCGGACAAATGGACAAATTATAAAGATCATATTAATTTAGTAAACCCTGCTAACAAACGTAATTTAGATATTATCGTTGTTGGAACAGGATTAGCTGGAGGTTCTGCTGCTGCTACTTTAGCAGAATTAGGATATAACGTAAAAGCATTTTGTTTTCAGGATTCACCACGTCGTGCGCACTCTATTGCAGCACAAGGGGGAATCAACGCGGCAAAAAATTATAAAGGAGACGGTGACTCGGTTTACAGATTGTTTTATGACACTGTAAAAGGAGGAGATTACCGCGCTCGTGAGGCAAACGTACACCGTTTGGCTGAAGTTTCTGCTAATATTATTGACCAATGTGTGGCTCAAGGGGTGCCATTGGCTCGTGAATATGGTGGATTATTGGACAACCGTTCATTTGGAGGAACTTTGGTTTCCCGTACATTTTATGCACAAGGTCAAACCGGACAACAATTATTGCTAGGAGCTTATTCTGCAATGAACCGTCAAATTGGTCGTGGAAAAATCAAAATGTACAACCGTCACGAAATGCTTGAATTAGTAATTATTGATGGTAAAGCAAGAGGAATTATCGCTCGTAACTTGATTACTGGAGAAATCGAAAGACATTCAGCTCACGCAGTTGTTATCGGTTCTGGAGGTTACGGAAACGTTTTTTTCTTATCAACTAATGCGATGGGCTCTAATGCTACTGCTGCTTGGAAAATCCACAAAAAAGGAGCTTTCTTCGCAAACCCTTGTTATACTCAAATTCACCCAACTTGTATTCCGGTTTCAGGAGATCATCAGTCTAAATTGACTTTGATGTCAGAGTCGTTGCGTAATGATGGACGTATCTGGGTTCCTGCAAAATTAGAAGATGCTCAGGCTATTCGTGAAGGAAAGAAAAAAGCAACTGATTTAGCTGAAGCTGACAGAGATTATTTCTTGGAAAGAAGATACCCTGCTTTTGGTAACTTGGTACCACGTGACGTAGCTTCTCGTGCTGCTAAAGAAAGATGTGATGCCGGTTTTGGTGTTAACAAAACAGGAGAAGCTGTTTACTTGGATTTTGCTGCGGCAATCCAACGTTACGGAACTGAAGCGGCTTATGTAAAAGGTTTAGATGCTAATGATAAAGCTTTAGTAACTAAATTAGGAACTGAAATTGTAAAAAGTAAATACGGGAACTTGTTCCAAATGTATTATAAAATTGTAGATGAGGATCCGTATACAACTCCAATGATGATTTACCCTGCGGTTCACTATACAATGGGAGGAACTTGGGTTGATTATAACCTGATGACTACAATTCCGGGATGTTTCTCCATTGGAGAATCTAACTTCTCTGACCACGGAGCTAACCGTTTGGGAGCTTCTGCTTTGATGCAAGGTTTGGCTGATGGATATTTTGTATTGCCTTATACAATTGGTGATTATTTAGCTCCGGATATCAAAATGGGACCTATTTCTACAGATAGACCTGAATTTGAAGAAGCTGAAAAATCAGTAAAAGATTTGATTGCAAACTTTATCAATAATAAAGGAACGCATTCAGTTGACTATTTCCACAAAAAATTAGGTAAAATTATGTGGAATAAAGTAGGTATGGCTCGTAATGAGAAAGGCTTAACTGAAGCAATGGAAGAAATTGCCGCTTTACGTGAGGAGTTTTATAAAGATGTAAAAGTACCTGGAACAGATAAAGAATTCAATCAGGAATTAGAAAAAGCAATTCGTGTTGCTGATTTCTTAGAATTAGGAGAATTGTTTGCTAAAGATGCTTTACACCGTAAAGAGTCTTGTGGTGGTCACTTCCGTGAGGAATACCAAACAGAAGAAGGAGAAGCACTTCGTGATGATGAAAACTTTGCATACGTTGCAGCTTGGGAATACAAAGGAAAACCAAGTGATGCAGTATTGCACAAAGAACCATTGAATTACGAAAACATAAAATTAGTTCAACGTAGTTATAAATAG
- a CDS encoding aminopeptidase P family protein: protein MKYHPIDRHLFIKNRSKFTAQMSPKSIAIFNSNDIYPVSADSTLPFAQHRDIFYLSGIDQEESILLLCPDAPYEHQKEMLFLKETSELIAIWEGAKLTKEEAFAVSGIKTVHWLQDFEKVLFEMMTYTDTMYINTNEHYRSHVETETREARFVKWWKEKYPAHAVAKSNPILQRLRSVKENEELDLIQHACNITEKGFRRVLSFVKPNVTEYEIEAEFIHEFIRNRSKGFAYTPIIASGNNANVLHYIENNKECKAGDLILLDVAAEYANYSSDLTRTIPISGRYSERQKAVYNAVLRVKNEATHMLTPGTLWKQYQAEVGKIMSSELLGLGLLDKADVQNENPEWPAYKKYFMHGTSHHMGLDTHDYGILTEPMQANMVFTVEPGIYIPEEGFGIRLEDNVVIQPTGEPFNLMKNIPIEIEEIENLMNS, encoded by the coding sequence ATGAAATACCATCCGATTGATCGCCATTTATTTATAAAAAATCGCAGCAAATTTACGGCTCAAATGAGTCCAAAAAGTATTGCGATTTTCAACTCAAACGACATTTATCCCGTTAGTGCCGACAGCACTTTGCCGTTTGCACAACATCGCGATATTTTTTATTTAAGCGGAATCGATCAGGAAGAAAGTATTTTATTGCTTTGCCCGGACGCGCCTTACGAACACCAAAAAGAAATGCTTTTCTTGAAGGAAACCAGCGAATTGATTGCTATTTGGGAAGGTGCCAAGTTAACAAAAGAAGAAGCCTTTGCTGTTTCAGGGATCAAAACCGTGCATTGGTTACAGGATTTTGAAAAAGTCCTGTTCGAAATGATGACCTACACCGATACGATGTACATCAACACTAACGAACACTACCGTTCTCATGTAGAAACCGAAACACGTGAAGCGCGTTTTGTAAAATGGTGGAAAGAAAAATATCCTGCACATGCTGTTGCCAAAAGCAATCCTATTTTACAACGCCTTCGTTCGGTAAAAGAAAACGAAGAATTGGATTTAATTCAGCATGCCTGTAACATTACCGAAAAAGGCTTTAGACGCGTTCTTTCGTTTGTAAAACCCAATGTAACGGAATACGAAATCGAAGCCGAATTCATTCACGAATTCATTCGCAATCGTTCCAAGGGTTTTGCTTACACGCCGATTATTGCTTCGGGAAATAATGCCAATGTGTTGCATTACATCGAAAACAACAAAGAATGCAAAGCAGGCGATTTGATTTTGCTTGACGTTGCTGCCGAATACGCTAATTATTCCAGCGATTTAACCCGAACCATTCCCATTTCAGGCCGTTATTCCGAAAGACAAAAAGCAGTTTACAATGCCGTTTTAAGAGTAAAAAACGAAGCTACTCATATGCTAACTCCGGGAACACTCTGGAAACAATATCAGGCAGAAGTGGGTAAAATCATGTCTTCAGAATTATTAGGTTTGGGACTTTTAGACAAAGCCGATGTACAAAACGAAAATCCGGAATGGCCGGCATACAAAAAATATTTCATGCACGGCACTTCGCATCACATGGGACTAGACACCCACGATTACGGCATCCTGACCGAACCGATGCAAGCCAATATGGTTTTTACCGTAGAACCAGGAATCTACATCCCTGAAGAAGGTTTCGGAATTCGTCTGGAAGATAATGTTGTCATTCAGCCTACAGGCGAGCCTTTTAATTTGATGAAAAATATTCCAATTGAAATTGAGGAAATTGAGAACTTGATGAACAGTTAG
- the pdxA gene encoding 4-hydroxythreonine-4-phosphate dehydrogenase PdxA, which produces MIKKAENIIVGISIGDLNGIGSEVILKTFEDSRMLELCTPVVFANVKILSFIKRNLESTVVLHGIDKLDQLVPGKINVLNVWKEGVDLNLGVNDDKVGEYAIKSFVAATKALKEGLVDVLVTAPINKYNIQSEDFKFPGHTDYLDQELEGDALMFMVQDSLRVGLLTDHVPINEVASRLTEDLIVKKIETVKQSLIRDFSISNPKIAVLGLNPHCGDGGVIGKEDEELIKPVLKKMFDKGTMVFGPFAADGFFGSGHYEKFDAVIATYHDQGLVPFKTLSFGKGVNFTAGLSKVRTSPDHGTAYDIAGKGIADFNSFKEAVYLALDVYRSRIQYEEMTEKPLKVKEK; this is translated from the coding sequence ATGATTAAAAAAGCAGAAAATATTATCGTAGGAATTTCGATTGGAGATTTGAATGGTATTGGAAGCGAGGTTATTCTAAAAACATTTGAAGATTCTCGAATGTTAGAACTATGTACGCCTGTAGTTTTTGCTAATGTAAAGATTTTGTCTTTTATAAAAAGAAATCTCGAATCTACTGTGGTGTTGCATGGAATTGATAAGTTGGATCAACTTGTTCCCGGTAAAATTAATGTGTTGAATGTTTGGAAAGAAGGAGTTGATTTGAATTTAGGTGTCAATGATGATAAGGTAGGTGAGTATGCTATCAAGTCTTTCGTTGCTGCTACTAAGGCTTTGAAAGAAGGGTTGGTAGATGTTTTGGTAACTGCGCCTATAAATAAATACAATATACAATCGGAAGATTTTAAATTTCCGGGCCATACGGATTATTTGGATCAGGAACTAGAAGGTGATGCTTTGATGTTTATGGTACAGGATAGTTTAAGGGTGGGGCTGTTGACGGATCATGTGCCTATAAATGAAGTGGCATCGCGACTGACGGAAGATTTGATTGTCAAGAAAATTGAAACGGTAAAACAGTCTTTAATACGTGATTTTAGTATTAGTAATCCAAAGATTGCTGTTTTAGGTTTGAATCCGCATTGTGGTGATGGTGGTGTTATAGGTAAGGAAGATGAGGAGTTGATAAAGCCAGTTTTGAAAAAAATGTTTGACAAAGGAACAATGGTTTTTGGTCCTTTTGCTGCAGATGGTTTTTTTGGAAGTGGTCATTACGAAAAATTTGATGCCGTTATTGCGACTTATCATGATCAGGGATTAGTGCCGTTTAAGACTTTGTCTTTTGGAAAAGGGGTTAATTTTACAGCTGGTTTGAGTAAGGTGAGGACTTCGCCAGATCACGGAACAGCTTATGATATTGCCGGTAAAGGAATTGCAGATTTTAATTCGTTTAAAGAAGCGGTGTATTTAGCTTTAGATGTCTATCGATCAAGGATTCAGTATGAAGAAATGACTGAAAAGCCGTTAAAAGTTAAGGAAAAATAA
- a CDS encoding succinate dehydrogenase/fumarate reductase iron-sulfur subunit produces the protein MKLTLKIWRQKNAQDKGKMVDYKIDGIEPDMSFLEMLDVFNEQQINAGEEPVAFDHDCREGICGMCSLFINGEAHGPDRGVTTCQLHMRMFKDGDTITIEPFRAAAFPVVKDLVVDRSSFDRIQHAGGFISVNTSGNTIDANTIPVNKKDADAAFDAATCIGCGACVATCKNSSAMLFVAAKVSQFALLPQGQVEAVDRVLNMVSQMDDEGFGNCTNTGACEVECPKGISLENIARMNREYMSASLKG, from the coding sequence ATGAAACTTACATTAAAAATATGGCGTCAAAAAAACGCCCAAGATAAAGGGAAAATGGTCGATTATAAAATCGACGGAATTGAACCTGATATGTCATTCCTTGAAATGCTTGACGTATTCAACGAACAACAAATCAATGCTGGCGAAGAGCCAGTAGCTTTTGACCACGACTGTCGCGAAGGAATCTGCGGAATGTGTTCTTTATTCATCAATGGTGAAGCTCACGGACCGGACAGAGGGGTTACTACTTGTCAATTGCACATGCGTATGTTTAAAGATGGTGATACTATCACTATCGAGCCATTCCGTGCAGCTGCTTTCCCTGTAGTTAAAGATTTAGTTGTTGACAGAAGTTCTTTTGACAGAATTCAACACGCAGGAGGATTTATCTCGGTAAATACTTCAGGAAACACTATCGATGCAAATACAATTCCGGTAAATAAAAAAGATGCTGATGCTGCTTTTGATGCTGCAACTTGTATTGGATGTGGAGCTTGTGTGGCTACTTGTAAAAACTCATCGGCTATGTTATTTGTTGCTGCTAAAGTTTCTCAATTTGCGCTATTGCCACAAGGTCAGGTAGAAGCGGTTGATCGTGTATTGAACATGGTAAGCCAAATGGACGACGAAGGTTTTGGTAACTGTACTAACACTGGAGCTTGTGAAGTAGAATGTCCAAAAGGAATTTCTCTAGAAAATATTGCTCGTATGAATAGAGAGTACATGTCAGCAAGTTTGAAAGGATAA
- the mce gene encoding methylmalonyl-CoA epimerase, which translates to MKKIDHVGIAVKDIDVSNALFEKLLGVSPYKLEEVESEGVLTSFFKTDTNKIELLAATNPESPIAKFLEKKGEGIHHIAFEVENIQEEVERLKSEGFVVLNEIPKKGADNKWVVFLHPKSTNGVLVELCQSI; encoded by the coding sequence ATGAAAAAAATAGATCATGTAGGAATTGCAGTAAAAGATATTGATGTTTCGAATGCTTTGTTTGAAAAACTATTAGGAGTTTCGCCTTATAAGCTAGAAGAAGTAGAAAGCGAAGGGGTTTTGACTTCTTTTTTTAAAACAGATACCAATAAAATTGAACTTTTAGCAGCAACAAATCCAGAGAGTCCGATAGCAAAATTTTTAGAAAAAAAAGGAGAAGGAATTCATCATATTGCTTTTGAGGTTGAGAACATTCAGGAAGAAGTTGAAAGATTAAAGAGTGAAGGTTTTGTTGTTTTGAATGAAATCCCTAAAAAGGGTGCTGATAATAAATGGGTAGTTTTTTTGCATCCAAAAAGCACCAATGGGGTTTTGGTGGAATTGTGTCAAAGCATTTAG
- a CDS encoding succinate dehydrogenase cytochrome b subunit, with protein MAKSGLLKSSIAKKVAMALSGLFLMLFLAQHFLINLTSVISADVFNSISHFMGTNPLVQFVIQPILIVGVIFHFIMGFVLDIQNKKARPIGYASYNGAANASWASRNMIISGSVILAFLAVHFYDFWVPEMVYKYVEFNPADETRYFHELAEKFVSPVRTGLYSLSFVLLSLHLRHGFSSSFQSVGANNKYTKGMKGFGLWFSVIVPLGFVFIALFHHFNH; from the coding sequence ATGGCAAAATCTGGATTATTGAAATCGTCAATAGCAAAAAAAGTAGCTATGGCACTTTCAGGACTTTTTTTGATGTTGTTCCTGGCGCAGCATTTTTTAATTAATTTGACTTCGGTAATTAGTGCCGATGTGTTTAATTCGATTTCTCATTTCATGGGAACTAATCCTTTGGTTCAGTTTGTTATTCAACCAATTCTTATTGTGGGTGTTATTTTCCACTTTATCATGGGATTTGTATTGGATATTCAAAACAAAAAAGCGAGACCTATAGGGTACGCAAGCTACAATGGAGCTGCAAATGCAAGTTGGGCTTCACGTAACATGATCATTTCAGGTTCTGTTATTTTAGCTTTCTTAGCGGTACATTTTTATGATTTCTGGGTTCCGGAAATGGTTTATAAGTATGTAGAATTTAATCCTGCTGATGAAACTCGTTATTTTCATGAGTTAGCTGAAAAATTCGTTAGCCCTGTGCGTACTGGACTATACAGTTTATCGTTTGTATTGTTGTCTTTACACTTACGTCACGGATTTAGTTCTTCTTTTCAATCAGTAGGAGCAAATAATAAATACACAAAAGGGATGAAAGGTTTTGGATTATGGTTTTCTGTAATCGTTCCTTTAGGATTCGTATTTATTGCATTATTTCATCATTTCAATCATTAA
- a CDS encoding hydroxymethylglutaryl-CoA synthase family protein encodes MKTGIDALSFDVAKLHLPIKTLAEARNIEPEKLEKGLGLLKMTLPDTHQDSVVFAANALTKLIQDNQIDLNEIARIYVGTESAIDNAKPIGSFLIDLMEQKFGENTLAECDVVDFTFACIGGVDAMQNCLDFIKLNPTKKAIVVTTDFAKYDLNSTGEYTQGAGATAMLITVNPRIIAFENHWATNTKGVFDFFKPHRTVSKEAITGNTNNESWFDNLEAEIEIHKDQPVFDGQYSNQCYMDRTRNAYFSFKKLKQTSATLYQSWNSIIMHLPYSFQGRRMLSEIYALDAENSIISGEETPAEYQNKLKETSKTPEYKNFVEEKLMPAELASSLIGNLYTGSIFMGFLSTLAHFYDTKKEISGNTFGFLAYGSGSKSKVFEGIIQDEWKAALANVNLFETLAESFEIDFDTYEKLHKKEQKQSIQSPKNEWILDRIEKEIPNLIGARYYKWID; translated from the coding sequence ATGAAAACAGGAATTGACGCACTCTCATTTGACGTAGCCAAACTACATTTACCCATAAAAACATTGGCAGAAGCCAGAAATATAGAACCCGAAAAACTAGAAAAAGGTTTAGGATTACTTAAAATGACTTTGCCCGATACGCATCAGGACAGCGTAGTTTTTGCTGCAAATGCTTTGACTAAATTAATCCAGGACAACCAAATCGACCTTAATGAAATTGCCCGTATTTATGTTGGTACCGAAAGTGCCATCGATAACGCGAAACCTATTGGTTCTTTCCTTATCGATTTAATGGAACAAAAATTTGGAGAAAACACTCTAGCCGAATGCGATGTTGTCGATTTCACTTTTGCCTGTATTGGCGGTGTCGACGCGATGCAAAACTGCCTTGACTTTATCAAATTAAACCCAACTAAAAAAGCAATTGTAGTTACTACCGATTTTGCCAAATACGATTTGAATTCTACCGGAGAATATACTCAAGGTGCCGGAGCAACAGCGATGTTAATCACTGTGAACCCAAGAATTATAGCTTTCGAAAATCATTGGGCGACTAATACTAAAGGTGTTTTTGATTTTTTCAAACCTCATAGAACAGTTTCAAAAGAAGCCATAACCGGAAACACCAACAACGAATCCTGGTTTGATAATTTGGAAGCCGAAATCGAAATCCACAAAGACCAACCGGTTTTTGACGGACAATATTCAAATCAATGTTACATGGACAGAACCAGAAATGCTTATTTCTCGTTCAAGAAACTAAAACAAACTTCAGCTACTTTATACCAAAGCTGGAACAGCATCATCATGCACCTGCCTTACTCCTTTCAAGGTCGCCGTATGTTATCTGAAATTTATGCTTTGGATGCCGAAAATTCAATTATTTCCGGAGAAGAAACCCCGGCTGAATACCAAAACAAGTTAAAGGAAACCAGCAAAACTCCGGAATACAAAAACTTTGTGGAAGAAAAATTAATGCCTGCCGAATTAGCTTCTTCGCTAATTGGGAATTTATATACGGGATCTATTTTCATGGGATTCCTTTCTACTCTAGCTCATTTTTATGACACGAAAAAAGAAATCTCAGGAAACACTTTTGGATTTCTTGCTTATGGAAGTGGTTCGAAATCAAAAGTATTCGAAGGAATCATTCAGGACGAATGGAAAGCGGCTTTAGCCAATGTAAACCTTTTTGAAACCTTAGCAGAAAGTTTCGAAATTGATTTTGACACCTACGAAAAACTTCATAAAAAAGAACAAAAACAAAGCATTCAATCACCAAAAAACGAATGGATTTTAGACAGAATCGAAAAAGAAATTCCAAATCTTATTGGTGCGCGTTATTACAAATGGATTGATTAA